One window of the Halanaerobium saccharolyticum subsp. saccharolyticum DSM 6643 genome contains the following:
- a CDS encoding TatD family hydrolase — MRLIDTHAHLDFDDYNKDRKEVLNRARKIGVEKIVNIGADLEGSRRAVKLADRYDDIYAVVGIHPHEADTVNEKSLTVIKDLAASPKVKAIGECGLDFYYDNSPREIQKKAFKKQLELALELKLPVVIHSRESAAETLEILDKTADFAQKLIFHCYAYGPEEIEEIIKRDYYVAFGGLITFNSAQPIRDALKKMPLDRILLETDAPYLTPSPNRGKRNEPAYLKYIVKKAAEIKDISVEEMGRITTENAERIYNF; from the coding sequence TTGCGTTTGATAGATACACATGCACATCTTGATTTTGATGATTATAATAAAGATAGGAAAGAAGTTTTAAATAGAGCTCGTAAAATCGGTGTAGAGAAAATAGTTAATATAGGCGCGGATTTGGAAGGTAGTAGACGTGCGGTAAAATTAGCAGATAGATATGATGATATTTATGCTGTTGTAGGAATTCACCCACATGAAGCAGATACCGTTAATGAGAAAAGTCTAACTGTAATTAAAGATTTGGCAGCTTCTCCTAAAGTTAAAGCAATTGGAGAATGTGGTTTAGATTTTTATTATGATAATTCACCAAGGGAAATACAAAAAAAGGCATTTAAAAAACAGCTTGAGTTAGCTTTAGAATTAAAGCTGCCAGTTGTTATTCATTCTCGTGAGTCAGCAGCAGAGACTTTAGAAATTTTAGATAAAACAGCTGATTTTGCTCAAAAATTAATTTTTCACTGTTATGCCTATGGACCCGAAGAAATAGAAGAAATAATAAAACGAGATTATTATGTGGCTTTTGGCGGGCTTATCACTTTTAATAGTGCTCAGCCAATCAGAGATGCTTTAAAAAAGATGCCTCTAGATAGGATTTTGCTGGAAACCGATGCGCCTTATTTAACTCCAAGTCCAAATCGCGGTAAAAGGAATGAACCTGCTTATTTAAAGTATATTGTGAAAAAAGCTGCAGAAATTAAAGATATATCTGTTGAAGAAATGGGAAGAATTACTACGGAAAATGCTGAGAGAATTTATAACTTTTAA
- a CDS encoding cysteine desulfurase family protein, protein MEKEVYLDNAATTQALPEVTAAVIDALEKNYANPSSLHRFGLKSEKILKKSRKIIANYLGVKAKEIVFTSGGTESNNLAIRGITGSYENRGKHLITSPIEHSSVAELFKTLEKEGWQIDVVKVDQEGHVDLEDLKKLITKKTLLVSIMQVNNELGTIQPIKKIAEIINEKNPLSFFHVDGVQAFGKIYSDLNNWPVDLYSISSHKIHGPKGIGALYIKKGTNLKPLIYGGGQEKKLRSGTENIPAISGLAEAVKKLPQLSLKNKTDEIMAKKRTYLISKLQQIKDIVINSPADGAPHIVNFSIPGIKGETMLHALESQGIYISTGSACSSKSKGSRIINACGLSQKRSESAIRVSLNRKITDSDLDYFIKTLKEQIDFLKLF, encoded by the coding sequence ATGGAAAAAGAAGTATATTTAGATAATGCTGCAACTACCCAGGCACTGCCCGAAGTAACTGCAGCTGTAATTGATGCTTTAGAAAAAAATTATGCCAATCCATCTTCTCTGCATCGGTTTGGTTTGAAATCAGAAAAAATTTTAAAAAAGAGTAGAAAAATAATAGCTAATTATCTGGGAGTTAAAGCTAAAGAAATTGTTTTTACCTCAGGTGGTACTGAAAGCAATAATCTTGCGATTAGAGGAATTACTGGTTCTTATGAAAATCGTGGTAAACATCTAATCACTTCCCCAATTGAACATTCTTCTGTGGCTGAACTTTTTAAAACTCTAGAAAAAGAAGGCTGGCAGATAGATGTAGTTAAAGTTGATCAAGAAGGTCATGTTGACCTTGAAGATTTAAAAAAGTTAATTACTAAAAAAACACTTTTAGTCAGCATTATGCAGGTTAATAATGAACTGGGGACTATTCAACCCATCAAAAAAATTGCTGAAATTATTAACGAAAAAAATCCACTCAGTTTTTTTCATGTAGATGGTGTACAGGCCTTTGGTAAAATATACAGTGATTTAAATAATTGGCCTGTTGATCTTTATTCAATTAGCAGTCATAAAATCCATGGTCCAAAAGGAATTGGTGCTTTATACATCAAAAAAGGCACAAATTTAAAACCCTTAATCTATGGTGGTGGCCAAGAAAAAAAATTGCGCTCAGGTACCGAAAATATACCTGCAATCTCAGGGCTAGCAGAAGCAGTGAAAAAACTGCCTCAACTCTCTTTAAAAAACAAAACTGATGAAATTATGGCTAAAAAAAGAACTTATTTAATAAGCAAACTACAGCAAATCAAAGATATAGTTATTAACTCTCCTGCAGATGGTGCTCCCCATATTGTTAATTTTTCTATACCAGGAATTAAAGGAGAAACCATGCTCCATGCATTAGAGAGCCAAGGAATCTATATTTCAACCGGTTCTGCCTGTTCTTCCAAATCAAAAGGAAGTAGAATCATCAATGCCTGTGGCCTATCGCAGAAAAGAAGTGAAAGTGCGATTCGCGTTAGTTTAAATAGAAAAATTACAGATTCTGATTTAGATTATTTTATAAAAACTTTAAAAGAACAGATTGATTTTCTTAAACTTTTTTAA